The Neodiprion pinetum isolate iyNeoPine1 chromosome 5, iyNeoPine1.2, whole genome shotgun sequence genome segment ACTTTCTTATTAACCGCCCTATCAATGCGGCTTACCACAAAGCTTGTATCATAATGAGGCTATCCGGTGCATTACTTAGCCCAAAGTTTGGATATTCCTCGGCTGGAATGTTTCTCTCTATATACGTTCCGGAAAGAAGTCGAACCCGAATGTTTCAAgagataacaatttttatctgaTTCTTTATCGTATCGTATTTGTATCCTTAGACACCGTCTAATTTTACTCTGCCTGTTTCGTTGATTGCCctgttgaaattttgtacTAACGGTATGTTCAAAATAGAAGTGATCAGAAATCGTGGGAATATCTGCTATGAGTCAGTCAACGAATTCTATAATTGTAACAAATTAATGCCAAATAGAAGTACcgaacttacaattagttgagAGTGCGATTACACTGTCACTGTGATTTTGATACATGACCAtcaaaatatgataaaaacactattttttttttcaacaatctaGGACATTTAGGTACAGTAACAGCTGGCTTATACTCACGAGAAGCGCGCGGCATCTACTGCTTGGCTCGGAACTAATTCAATCTTCccaaaatttacaatttatttcgaaataaattcataaattcTGCTATCTAATTAAGAAAGTCTTCGAGAGAAATTTCGACCTATCCGAACATGTAATCGTTACTATATGAAAGGTCTGCCAATCTTCATTAggatatttaaaattaaatttttattcatttttcaggAAGAATAAAGGTTTCGGGACATAAGAAATGCAtagaaattgtgaaaatatttcaaagaacCTAAAAGTTTTTGTTGGGCTAACAACATATAATGGGCGTGGTTACAAACGACATAACGCCCAAAAGAGACTAATCTACATCTTATTATTATGGGTAAATTATACGAACATCACAAGGGACAGAAAACTGCCTTGCAAGCTATTaggattttatttcatatccCATTAGGGTGAGTTCACGTACCGTAAATCATACGATAAAACCAACATTTATAATCGATTACGACTCTCCCTAAGTACTTACAATATTACAAGACAATTGTAATACACTCCACAACCAGATGAACATCCTCAGAGATATTGGATCGTGATGGTAATCCCAAAATATATGATAATCGCCACCGGCGAATCCTGTTCCGTAGAAATATCTTCGTGAATTGATACGATGATGTATTGCAAGATACATtgtacgtatacctatgtacaatATTGTCCAACGATCGCTAGGGTTCTGCATCGTTGACCTATCAAAGCATGTGGGAAGCAAAAGGTTATAAGGGCAAACATTTCCCCCGCGTGTTTGCGGCTAACGCGCTAAGCACCTGATTATTGTACCGTCCATGATTGTACCGTGTACACGGAACACCGATATTCGCCTGCGCACACATTCACTCTATACAAATTATAGGGGCGGTTGTATATGCTTTACGTACGTATGTAGAAACGCACAAGTGTGCGAACGCCCGCGTGTCCCACCTGCTATAATCACGAGGCTGATTTTAGTAACGTTAACTTAACGAAACATCAGggaaaaacattattttcttaattctaCAACGATttaagatttcgaaatatgagtGTTTTGTTTTACTACGGTTTACtgaacttcaaataattcaaaaatcgcgaaataacagtttttcctcagcatgaatcTTTgtgataacgttactaacttaaatattgttgatcgaatgaggttgaagttagtaacgttatcgtaacgaaaaatTGGGGGAAAATCCACGGTTTGCTTAGTTTCACAATGATTTTTAAGGAACTAATGTGTTTAAATAtgagtgtgttttgttttattacagtttactgaatttcagacaattttaaaaccgccaaataatattttttcctagGCATGAGTctttacgataacgttactaacttcaatacgATAAAACCGACCGCCAATGCCAACGCCACCCGTACCGCGCGCTTCAAAGATTGACGTGGTTGGTTGTGCTTGAGGGATATATTGATTAAGAACACTTGTTGCAGAGGCGGACGAGCCCTCTGCTCCTACACCCATTTTCCTCCTTATTCCACCCGTCGGTCGTCACGTCGACGGAACTCTTCAAGGTCTCTCCTCCGCACTCTGCGACCAGCAACCCCGCACACATACACCCCTATATTTCGACGCCCACTCATTTAATGTTCAGACACACACAGGTACACTCTCGGCTTGTTTTTGCGCGCCAACGATCATGCGTTTTCTATATCTGTTGTTTTTACCCGCCACCCATTTCTCTTCCATTTCGGTATTATACAACACTCGAGATTTGTTGGAGCTTTTTCGCCCCTGGGtacaagcgaataattgacgggtctctttttttttcaattctcgtaAAATTGTATCCAACAAAAACGGGCAGACGAACAGATTTGTACAACTTGATCAAACGAAACTTgggcaaaattttttatcctgaATTAATTAGGGCTAATAGGAATTAGGACAAGATTATAAATCAAGAGGCTTATTATGTTACTTAGATTCCACGATTCCAGTTATCTCTATATCCTCTTGAGGATTTCTAACTTCTCCGGGGGAGAAGTGATTGAAATACGCCCACGCGCCTGTCCCTGAcatttatcgaattttgatcTGGCGTATTATGAATCGCgtcgaaatttatttaattgagCGCATTAATTCAGACCTGATACAATTTGAGCCCTTCGAGAACCATTATTCTTGTACAAGCTGAGACTACAAGTTGACATTTTCACAATTCACTGTGATTGGTCTGGTGAAAAAGATTAACGCTTTCTCAATCAACTGAACAATACAATGAATTGTGATTTTTtgacgcatttttttttttttataaaaaacacTGTGCATATAGTTCGGATATAAATTccattgaattaaaaaaactgcTCGATATATTAACTTCACCCGCGAAATGtgaaatcaaatatattttgGTGTAGGATACAATTAATTTGCCGTTTGTAATATCAGATGTTCgtataatttcatttattaaattgaatacgTCGCAAATTGTGCGTATAATTCTTCTGGATTTCAGGTAGAATGTTAGACACTTTTTTTGTTCCAACTCCCACGGTCAGCGTTTAGAATATGACCTAACGTTAAATCGCGTATCAGACTGGTATCTAGCCATACAAACGACGAGTGCTTTTTTCTACCCATTAAAACTTTACATAGACGTACAAGAAGGATTTTCGAAAAGTTTAGTATTCACTCTCTAGATTCGGTTCTTTGAATGAAatgatagtaaaaaaaatcgaatgaaagaaatatgTGCTGGGAGAAAAAGCTAATTTTTGCACAGGAAATggtttgatcatttttttgtaattaaattataacaacAAAAACGTATCACTTCATTCAATGTGCAAATCTTTattgaaatacagaaaaataGCTAGATTGATTCAGAAAATCTTCCCAAAGTTTTTGATAATCTTAAGGATGAAACATAATCATGAAAGAATGCATTTTAGTGTAAGTTACAGTAGTTTACTACAACGTTGTGATCTGATGAAAGCTGATGCCGTGTCATCAGCATTGCGCACATCATTCAAAAACATTGCAAACTTATTGTTGAATATCCTCAGTTGCGATGATACATACTGAATCCATCGGTAGCACAGGGTGATTTTCTGTAGGTTCTACACTAGTGGATTGTTTACTTAATATCGTGATCAGCTTTTCAGTGAGTGTGTTTTGTTGCCTGATCAGATCAGCCAATTTATCAaatctctctttttctctttgctCCCTTGCCTCttccctttctttcctttccaACTCCAGCTGCTGCATTATTGCAATAACATCGGCGTAAGTCACTTGTCCAACTTCTTCAATGATGTACTGTCCAGGATCTATTTGATTCCCTTCTTTAACTTCATCCTCTTCAGCTATGGGCAAATATTcttgcttcatttttttcgattttggcCCCTTTGCTTCTACTTGTTCCACTTCTTCGTCCCCTTGAAAACTTACGCTTCCCAATAGTTTCCCCTCTGacttttcaaatatctcaCTCAGCTTACCAAACCACGGTGGAGTTTTTCCACTCTTTTTATTCAACACACTGATAAAGGTCTTTTTCAAACTTAACCACTTTTGGTAGGCTACTTTGCACGGATTCTCACCCAACAATATCCCCTGAGATTCTATTTTTGCCGCTATTTGCTCCCAAACAAGCTTCTTTTTGAAACTTGAACTTGTTAGCTTGTAGATGAATTCCTCTGATCCGACTACATCTAACAGAATATCCAATGCATTTGGCTGTTCCCATATGCTGACGTATTTTTTGTAGATTCCATAATCTGTTGATGTATAAACAAATCAAGTTATTTATGCAGGTAAAtacattcgaaaatttttattaataagcAGTAAAATAActtcttcaaaaaaattagctcgCAGCAATCATTCAGCACAATCTATTTGTTGATATATTGATTACATTCTGATACAATGATAACAATCAGTTTCTACCTTCATGGTCATTCAATTCTTGAATGTCTGATAACTCAAGTGCGATTTCACTCATGTttgaacataattttcaatttttagaaTGTTTTTATCCTCTGTATTCCTTTGTGGgatagtttttttcttctcccttctTATTTGTGGTTTATCGGCACTTACAAAACTAGATGAGAACTTCGCAAATCACGGCTAACTTTCCTAAACACCCTGTCAAATTTTCCATTGATcagttgaattattttcaattaccaaGTAACTACAGTGCTATTTGTTATGATAGGTTAATCGTCGTAAACCAATATCGCCGGTGTCTCACAAGCTATTAGTCACCGGCACTCGACATTGTTGGCAGTTGGCCTTCTGAAAGGCATCTGAATTGTAGGGATCTTTAATATTTGCAAGGTAAGGTTGGTAACACTTGgtataatttcgaaaatatccaATGCGAAAGATGTACGCAATATACGTGAGAGAATATATATTCAGCGTCAAATATTGAATTCACGAGTCTTCcatcgtttcaattttcactgaaaatcGAGACAGTTATGCTCAAACTATTTTCTTTGTAGGTATATTGCGCTTGGCGATAATAGCGATCACACATGACACGTCTGATATCTCCAAcgtatatcttcagtcaacgacgTCTTCGGTCATATGCATGAGTAAACGGATTGATAAATTGGTAAAACGAGagtaaattatataattttgattattttaatgCATAGGCATTGTGTTATATCGTTATTCTATCTGTGTAAATCACgtttaatttttgtgaaaagtCAAGAGTCCCGCGATTAGACATCGCCGGAAGTAGGCTCAACGCGAGGTATTCGAATATCGAGTCCTAACCACAGTTGGTAGCTACGACAAGTTCTTTTTTCCGGTTTGCGGAGACACCGTAAGTTCTGTTCTCGTGTAATGGTTAAAATAATCTACGAACATCGGCATTTTCTGAAGTAATAAGACTGCGCATTAATTACCTCGGAAATCGTAACATTATTGTGCGTTTTATGAGCTAAGAATTCGTTTTTTACCGTGCAAGTGTTATTCGTTAATAATTGTGAATCTCGGCAGCACCTCCTATGCCACATACACGTTTGTTTATTCGTATGATTCCTCAGAcacggaagatttttcatttactcacctgcgtttaaataacaaatcTCATTGAATAACATCGTCAAATCTAAATTCAACGATCCGTTGCATTACCAAACTTTCGTTTCACACACTTGCACTTACAGGTTATGTCGGACATTCCGAAATGTATACAGCTACCTACTGTCAGCACGTTACTTTACACGATGCATTACTATGATTTTGAAACTTTCACCAAAATGTTAATTTAACATTGAATAACAAACACCAGTAACCACACTAAAGATTAGATTGACAGCGAACAAAAATGTTTTAacccttttcttttcctttacAGGAAACCAAGATGGTGAAGATTATGAAAGTAGGGAAGGTGGTACTGGTCCTTAGTGGCCGGTACGCTGGACGCAAAGCTATAGTAATGCGAAATTTTGACGACGGTACGTCAGATAAACAATACGGCCATGCCTGGGTTGCTGGCATCGATCGATACCCTCGCAAGGTACACAAGCGTATGGGCAAAGGAAAACTACATAAACGTTCCAAGATAAAGCCCTTCGTGAAGGTTAGTTTGACAATGTTAAACTCGTATTCATAGCTATACAGTCATTTTGAACTTGTGTAAAATGGCcacttgaagaaatttttttttcttgaggTTTTAAAGTGTGTTCTGAAGCCTGAGTCTATTTATATACCACGCTTCCCACCAAAAGTACAATATGAGTATCTTTAACTTCCAGGGTTTCTACTCCGTAAACTTGAATTTCCCTTCAAACATtctaaataattaaattttgaatcaatATGGTTGGAAAATACAATTTGAGTCGCTGTTTAACTAAAATATCTTGTTATCTTGTTGAAATCAATAAACCAAAGTCTATTGATGAAAAGGCCCCTAAACCGTTCCAAATGTTGGATTTATCGTTCAGCTTATTAGTTGACTTGATATTAATGTGCAAACAGAAAGAGGTTAAATAAATCAATACCTAATAGGTACTTTGTACTGTGTaacagtaaaatgaaaaacaataatatcCAAATTTCCTCACTATGTTACAAAGGGCTTAAGCCACGTTTGTTGAGCTTAATATAAGACGTGAGTTTTTCTTATAAATCAGGTTGAAAGAATAAGTAAGGTCATAATAAAATCTATATTGGCagatgaatttttccaatccAAATGGTCATCTTGTCAGGAAGCTTGATAATTCTTGGTACCACAGTTGGTAAAATGATATATAAACAGATCAATATGgtctaaaaaaaatgaaggagtagtattttttttttttattttcaatgaattcgAAGTAGGCCTAATGAGTTCATTTTCCCAATCAACGGCTCACTGTTTTCCTTATGTTAACCATTACGTTGCACACAACCTGTGTATAACACTGGTGTCACGCTAAAGTCGCTAGAGACCCCAGATACAAAATCATTGCATGAAAACAGATATCGATTCGAATAACTTGAAAACATTTTGGGTTGTTCTTTAACTGTTATATTTGAAGGCAAATTAGTTGTCCTCAGCaatacgaaattttggttatgaaaaaaaaatgtatagacCACAAAATACCAAAAACGGGATCATTctaatcaaaaaatcataaaatgaattttcaatatttagtGCTTGGAATTAATTAACTGAGTGACTTTCAAGGTACAgatatctgagaaaaaaaatatggagatAGTGCTCGATGAATAATAGGTATTTATTTGAGTGAGTAAAGTTGAAttattggggaaaaaaatgaattaacatttcttacgatatttcattatttatcttgAATCAAATCAGATTATTTTGGATGATTTTCACATGGAACTTGGGTCATTTTAACCCTACTGTGCCTCATAAGGGTTAAAGTTGATGTAGTCAACACATaacatttatttgttttttctgtcTTTACACATAATTTCCGTATTTTTAGAAATGTGGTGAACAGTCAATTATGATTTTAATGAAGCAAAGCTTACCTGGTCTGCATCTGTAACCCCTATAAGTTAGTTTAATATTGCAAAGTAGGTGAttggtttttaatttctcGTTACGCTCATGTCACAAACTGCTACTGtgtttgatttcatatttatgTAAGAAGTTGTCTACTACCAGCCTTGATAATGAGTTTCTCTTCTCCTTGTTGTTTACTCACAGTTCATTCGCTATAGTCCAATACAAAATGAAGGCTTCAGTCGTTTGATAATAAA includes the following:
- the LOC124219100 gene encoding uncharacterized protein gives rise to the protein MSEIALELSDIQELNDHEDYGIYKKYVSIWEQPNALDILLDVVGSEEFIYKLTSSSFKKKLVWEQIAAKIESQGILLGENPCKVAYQKWLSLKKTFISVLNKKSGKTPPWFGKLSEIFEKSEGKLLGSVSFQGDEEVEQVEAKGPKSKKMKQEYLPIAEEDEVKEGNQIDPGQYIIEEVGQVTYADVIAIMQQLELERKEREEAREQREKERFDKLADLIRQQNTLTEKLITILSKQSTSVEPTENHPVLPMDSVCIIATEDIQQ
- the RpL27 gene encoding large ribosomal subunit protein eL27, whose translation is MVKIMKVGKVVLVLSGRYAGRKAIVMRNFDDGTSDKQYGHAWVAGIDRYPRKVHKRMGKGKLHKRSKIKPFVKMLNYNHLMPTRYTVDLALDKAQIKDLKDPMKRKKVRFQTRVKFEERYKSGKNKWFFQKLRF